The following nucleotide sequence is from Candidatus Margulisiibacteriota bacterium.
GTCTAATTATAGAAAGCTTATTGTTTGGCAAAAAGCGGACAAGCTCGCTACCCTTATATATGAGGCTACAAAATGTTTTCCAAAACATGAACTATTTGGGATAACTTCTCAACTTAGAAGATCTGCTTTGTCGGTTCCAACTAATATAGTAGAGGGCTATAGCAGAAAGAGCAGAAAGGAATTTAAACGCTTTATTGATATAGCACTTGCCTCACTTTGCGAATCCGAATATTTGCTGTATTTTTGCAAAAATATTGGTTATTTACATCAAGACACATCAAACATTGATAATCTGCTCACAGAAACGGACCGACTGTTATGGAGTTTCTATTTAAACCTGTAAGAAAGAGCGAGAGAGCAAGAGAGCAGAAGAGCAAGAGGGAAAATCCAATGTATAAAGGATTCTCATCCCGCTCCTGCTCTCCCATACTCCTGCCCTCCTGCTCTCCTATGTTATAATTACTTATCATGTTCCACGATTGGACATTGCTGTTCCTGCTGCCGGCCATGATACTGGCGTTCTACGCCCAGTATAAGGTCAGCTCCACCTTTGCAAAGTATTCCAAGATCATGTCGGGCTCGGGTCTTTCCGGACAGCAATTTGCAAAGAACCTGCTTGACAGAAACAGCCTGGGAAATGTCCTGGTAAAACAAACGCAGGGACATCTTTCTGATAACTATGACCCCAGGGACAAGACCCTTAACCTGTCAACCTCGGTTTACGGAGGCTCTTCCGTTGCCGCCCTGGGAGTGGTAGCCCACGAAGTAGGCCATGCAGTCCAGGATTCAAAAGCCTATTTCCCGTTAAAGCTGCGCTCGGCCCTGGTCCCTGTATCAAGCCTCGGCTCGCAACTTTCTATACCGCTGTTCTTTGTCGGCCTGATCTTTGCCATCGGCCCTCTGATGGATGCAGGCATAATTTTTTTCTCGCTGGCGGTCGCTTTTACCGTTATTACCCTGCCGGTCGAGTTCAATGCCAGCAAAAGGGCGTATGCCATGATGACGGAAAGCGGCTATCTGTCCATGGAAGAAGCAGGCCAGGCAAAAAAGGTGCTTAATGCGGCCGCTCTCACCTATGTTGCCGCAACAGCAATGTCCGTGGCTCAGCTTTTGAGGCTGCTTATCCTGCGCGATTCAAGGAGATGAACGACACGATCCTGCTCTTTGGCCCCACCGCCTCCGGCAAAACAGACCTTTCGATAGAACTTGCACAGCAGATCAACGGCGAAATAATCTCGGCCGATTCCATGCAGGTCTACCGTTATATGGACATCGGCACCGCCAAACCAACAAAAGAACAAAGAAAAAAGATCCCTCATCATCTTATAGATATTGTTGATCCGGATGAAGAATGGACAGTATCTGATTTTATTCAGAGGTCTAACCGTTTTATCCGGGAGATCAGAGAAAAAGGAAAAACTCCTATGATCGTTGGCGGTACAGGACTTTATCTGAATGCCTTTATAAACGGTTATTCCTTCCCTATCGCGGCAAAGAATGAAAAGATAAGAGAAAGATTATCAAAAATGGGAACGGCGGACCTGTATAAAAAACTGCAGGATGTAGACGCCGACGCGGCAAAAAAGATCGATAAGAACGATAAAAAACGCATCATCCGGGCCCTTGAGGTGTATGAACAGACTGGGATGCCGATATCCAGGTTACAGCGCAATAATGTAGGGGCCGGTCGCGACAGGCCCTTACGGTTGATATGCCTCGACCTTGATCGCACAATATTATACGACCGCATCAACCTCCGTGTGGACAAGATGATAACGGACGGATTGATCGATGAGGTCAAATCTTTATTATCTAAATACGGCAAAGTAAGGGCGAATGATAATTCGCCCCTGCCTTCCCTGCAGGCACTGGGGTATAAAGAGACCATCGGATACCTTGAAGGAAAATACGGACTTGATGAAATGACCGGGCTCATCAAACAAAAAACACGCAATTTTGCAAAAAGACAGCTGACCTGGTTCAAAAGGTTCGAGAATGTTACCTGGATAGATGCGCCACACACTCAATATGAGCAGTGTGCGGGAACATATCCACCGGCTGGATCTTTACTGTCTTGTATTTTCCGGAAAACAGCTTAAGGTCCCTTGCCAGGGTGGCAGGATCGCACGAAACATAAATAATCCTTGAGGGTTTAAGTTTAATTACAGATCCTATGACCCCCTGTGAGCACCCCGATCTTGGCGGATCCAGCACAACGACATCAAATTTGGCATCGGTGTCCAAGAACTGCCTGATAATAACCTCTGAAGTCCCGCATTTAAAGAATGCGTTCTTTATGCCGTTTACCCCGGCATTTTCTTTTGCATCATCAATGGCATAATTATTTTCTTCAACGCCCCAGACCTCCTTGGCTTTTTTGGCCAGCCAAAGAGATATTGAACCGGTACCGCAATAGAGGTCAAGAACTGCTTCTTTACCCGAAAGAGAGGCAAAGTCTTCAACAACAGAATACAATTTGAGCGTTTGAACGGGATTGATCTGAAAAAATGACTTGGCAGAGATCTTGAACTCTAAAGGCCCGAGTTTTTCCTTTATCTTTTCCTGCCCCCACAATGGCTTTGTCTTTTCGCCAAGGATGACATTGGTGGACCGGCGGTTTTCATTCACCACAACACCTTTAAGGCCAAACTCCTTTTCCTCCTGCTCAATACTTTTTGTTAATGCGCTTACCAGATTTCTTGACCCTGGGATATTTATTTCTTTAGCCACAAGGCACAGGATGGCTTCTTTGGATGTAAACCCCACCCTTGCCAGGACATGCCTTATCAAACCACTGCCCCTGTCTTCGTCATAAACAGGAATATTGAAGTCGCTTATCAGCTTTTTAACAGCATTGGAAATCTTATTCAAAAAAGGATGCAGAACAAGACAATTATCAATATCAACTATCTCATGCGTTCCTTTCTTAAAATACCCCATTGCCACCATCAGCTGTTTGGAATTTGTAATTTGTGATTTGTTTAGGATTTTGGATTTAGGATTTAGGATTTTCCTGACAGGGTACTGCACTTTATTCCTGTACCCCCAGGGATCTTCCATGCCTACGACGGGCCTCACCACTTCCGGAGAGATCCCTCCGATCTTTTTCATTGTGTCTTTAACTATCTGTTCCTTTAATTTTAACTGTGCGCTGTATTCTATGTGCTGCATGTCGCAAGCCCCGCACTTTTCAAAATACTTGCACGGCGGCTGCACGCGGGACGGTGAAGCGGTAAGGATCTTATGTATCTTTGCGCGGCAATAATGTGATTTTGCTTCAGCTATCCTTATCTCGAGTTCGTCTCCGGGAACACCGTTATCGACAAATACCGTCATCCCGTCTATGCGGGCTATCCCCTGACCTCCTGCGGCCAGAGTCTCTATTTTTGCTTTAACTATCTGTCCCTGTTGCATTGTAAATCTCTACACATTGAATTCAAAACTTATTCTATGATAGCATAGCCGTATAATGGATATCGGCAAGAGAATAGACCTGCATACCCACTCTCTTTTAAGCGATGGGGCGCTTCTTCCAAGCGAGGCAATGAGGTATGCCTCAACTATGGGGTTTGCAGCAATGGCAATTACGGACCATGTGGACTATTCAAATATTGAATCCGTTATCGAAAAACTCCTCTTGTTTTCGGAAAAACAGGGCAAATACCTTGATGTTGTCTTTGTCCCGGGTGTAGAGATAACCCATGCCGACCCAAGGCAGATACCTGAACTCGCATCCGAGGCCAGAAAAATGGGAGCAAAGATCGTTGTCTGCCACGGCGAAACAGTGGCCGAACCGGTGATAAAAGGCACCAATAATGCTGCAGTATCAACAAAAGGGCTCGTGGACATTCTTGCTCATCCCGGAAAGATAACCGAAGAGGATGCGCTCCTGGCAAAAGAGAATGGAATCTATCTAGAAATAACCTCGAGAAAACTTCACAACGCGACAAACAGGCATGTTGTTTCAATCGCAAAAAAGACTGGGGCAAAACTGCTGGTGAATACGGATTCTCACCTGCCGGAAAACTACATAACCCAGGAACAGGCGTACAAACTTGCCAAAAGTTGCGGGCTCAGGGAAGAAGAGGCAAAGCTGGTCGTTAATGACAACCCCAGAGAACTGCTTGAAAAGCTCGGCTTTAGAATTCCTTAAAGCGGATATTGACCGATTCCCCGTGAGCTTTTAATCCTTCTATAGAAGAGAACCTGATCAGGTCCTTTCTTACCCTTGAAAGAGCCGGCTTTGTATAACCTATAACGCTCTGATACTTGACAAAATCCCACACACCTAGAGGGGAAGAGAATCTTGCCGTGCCGTCCGTCGGAAGCACATGGTTGGGACCTGCCAGATAGTCCCCCACCGCCACGGGAGAGTACGGGCCCATAAATACCGCTCCCGCATTGGTTATCTTTCCCAAAAGTGCGTGCGGGACCGACACCAGAAGCTCCAAATGCTCCGGCGCGATCTCATTTGAAAGCCGCGCGGCCTCGTCCAGATCATTTGCTTTATAAAATTTGCACTGTCCCGACTTTTTCAATTTTTTCATCTGGGCTTTTGCATCGCGCAGAATATCATCGGAGGTGCTGATAAGGACGGCTTTTGAGTTAGGATCGTGCTCCGCCTGGGCGGCCATGTCGGAAGAGATGAACCTTATGTCTGCGCTTTCGTCCGCTATTATTACAACATCGCTGGGCCCGGCCAGTTTGTCTATGCCTACTTCTCCAAAAAGCATTTTCTTGGCTAGCGTCACATAAATATTCCCCGGCCCCACTATCTTATCCACTTTTTTTATGGTCCTGGTCCCTATGGCAAGGGCGGCAACTGCCTGAGCCCCTCCCATTTTGTATATTTCCGAAATGCCGGCCTCTTTTGCAGCTGCCAGTATGTACGGGTTCACCTTCTTATTCTTCCCGCAGGGAACGGCGATGACTATCCTTTTTACCCCGGCTATCTTAGCGGGAATGGCGTTCATTAGTACAGAAGAAGGATAAACCGCTCTGCCGGAGGGCACATACAGCCCCACTGACTCTATAGGAATTATTCTGAATCCCAGCACCACATCATCCGGCAGAGTGTCAAACCATTCGCTCTGTTTTTGTTTTTCGTGATAGGCCCTGATATTTCTGGCGGCAAGGCGTATTGTCGAGACAAATTCGCTGCCCACAAATGAGAACGCCTCTTCTATTTCCTGCGGGGCTACGCGCAGCTCCTGTGCCGAGATCTTGATATTCTCAAATTTCTCGGCATATTTGATTATCGCGGCATCACCGGTCTTGCGCACATCAGCGATTATTCTCTTTACTATTGCTTCTTCTTTATTCATTGTACGGGCAAATTCACCAATTGCCCTTACCCTTCTACGCCAACTTCGACCCCTTCTTTACGATCGAATAATCCGCCAGTACCACGCCCTCTCCTATTTCCGCAAAATCCTCGATTATGCAGTTCTCTCCGATTATGCAGTCATGCAGTTTGACATCCTTGCCAATTAAAGAATTCCTTAAAATGACCGAATCCTCTATTGTTGCCCCCTCGCTTATCCTGACAGCGTCCCCTATAGTTGAATGAGGATTTATCCTTGCATTTGCCGCTATCCTGGTGTGCGGGCCGACTATGGACGGCCCCCTGAGTTTGGCCGAAGGACTGATATTTGCTCCTTCGCAGATCCAGACCTCGTTCTGGTTCTTTTTTCCGTCAAAGGAGACTTTGACCTCGCCTCTCAAAATATCCCTGTGGGCCTCAAGATATTTTTTAGGGCTCCCTATATCAAGCCAGTACGAGTCGAAAGAGATCCCGTAAACCGGCTTGCCCTCTTCGAGCAATCTTGGATATAAGTCTCTTTCAAATGAGTATTTTATCCCCTTTCCAAAAGAGGCAAAGATAGAAGGGTCTAGGACATATATACCGGCATTTATCATGTTGCCGGACACGCTTACGCTGTTCCAGCCCGGTTTTTCTATGAATTTTTTTACCCTGCCTTTCTCATCGGTTATTACCAGCCCAAAAGGCGTTGGGTCCTCCACCCTGGTCAGGGCAATAGTGGCCACTGCCTTATTCTTTTTATGAAAACTGATGAGCCTCGAAATGTCCGCATCGGTAAGGACATCCCCGTTAAAAGCAACCATCGGTTCGCTGTCAAAGAATTCTTCGGCATTCTTTACCGCTCCGGCAGTGCCCAGAGGAGATCCTTCTATTGAATAGTAGATCTTTACCCCGAGCCTGCTTCCGTCCCCGAGAAATTCCTCTATGCTGTCGGACAAATAATGCAGATTGACGATTATTTCTTTGATGCCATGCTTCTTAAGAAGTTCTATCTGATGGATGACAAAAGGCTTGTTAACCATAGGGACTATCGGCTTTGGCCTGTTGTAGGTAAGAGGCCGCAGCCTTGTGCCCAGTCCGCCCGCTATTATTATGGCCTTCATTTTTTTGCCAGCGCCTTTTTTAGGTCCTCTATGGCATCAACAGGGGTCGGATCTGTCCCGCCCAGCAGGGCAAGATAAACACTGACATAATCCCCTAAATGAATAAGAGACAGGATCTTTTCTAGTTTTGATGAGCCTTGCGCCCAGACCTCTTCAACGGGGCTTGCCCCTTTTTCCAGAAGGCCTTTTGTTATTTCAAATCTTAATTTGACCCTTTTGTTGTCCGACGCATCCCTCAAGAAAAGCGCATGGAAACCGCATTTTTTGTTGCTCTTTAGCCCCAGGTTGACCAGTTCGTTATGGTTAAGCTCCGGGAACACGTTCTGGAGAGCCGTCATCTTGCTGTTTTCACTTAGCTGTGTCTTCCATCTGTATGCCGCCGATTCTGTTCCCATAAAGGAACCAAAAACAAGAGGTATCCTGTCCTTAAGCAGCAGCGCAAGCTTTTTTGCCGGGTTCTTGTAAGAAGGGTTCCCCATACGGTATTTGAGCTGGGTCCTTTTTAGAAGGGTGGCAGCCCTTTGGGACTCACGCACCAGTCCTTTAAAGCCTGCTCCATCCAGAATGTGCAGCATCGGGACCAGCATGTAAGGAAGCGCGGATCTAGGAGGCAGTCCTGCCGGAATGGCTAAAGTGCTGAGCTTTTTCGACTTTGAGATACCGCTAATGCGGCCTCCGGAAGTGACAGTAACAATGCGGCATTTTTTTGAAACGGCTTCATTAAGCACAGAAAGGGTCTCTTCCGTATTGCCCGAGTAGCTTAGGATAAAAACCAGGGTGTTCTTGCCGGCGCTTTTGGGAAGGCTGTATCCTCTAACCACCTGCACAGGGCAAGAGAACCTGTCAAAAAAGATGGTTTTAATGATGTCCCCTGCCATGGCGGAGCCGCCCATACCCGCTATTATTACTTCGTCAAATCCGCCTTTTAGCCTGATGCCGCTGGAATCGCTTATAAAAAGAGCGTCTTCCATCATGTATGGGAAGCTGTCCACAAGGCACATCATATCGCTCTTGTCTATCTTGAACACTTTTTCCGGATCATCGAGTATTGTTTTCATGCTACTTTGTAAAGTCTATCCTCCACTGGCTGGGCGTAGCCAGGTCCCTCGTCGCGTTCCTGAGGTCCCTGAAGCCTATCAGGATCGATGCCAGGTCCCCGAAATTGGCATACCAGCTCTGCGGCACATACACAATGTCTCCCGGCAGCATGCTTACCTCTTCGACCCCTTTTCCCCAGTCAAAGAACCTTCTCATGCCGACTTTGATAACAGTTGGACTAGAAGGGTTCCCTCTAAGCACTGCCACGCTGTCGGAAGCGGCCACTTTGGCAAAACCGCCTGCCTGGGCAATGTAATCGGCTATGCTGGCCTCTTGAACATACGGTACCGGACCTGGCTTATTGACAAGTCCCAGCACATATACCTGGTTGTAGATCTGCGGAACTATTATGGTATCGCCGTCTTTTATCATTCTGTTCTGCTCTATATCCGTTTTTGAGACCAGTTTTCTTAGGTCAACAAAGGAGGCTTCCTGACTGGAGCCATTTTTGCGGAGTATTTTGATATTGCCCATGTCCGAAAGCGCGGTAAACCCCCCCGAAGCGTTTATAAAGTTCATGACCCTTAACTCTTCTGCATTCCCGTCAGGGATCCCGTACATTCCGGGGCGGGACACTTCCCCCATTACATAGGCTTTAATGGTTTTCGGGGTTTTTATCAGGACCTTGACTTTCCCGCCCTTCAAATAAAAGCTCAGGCCCCTGTCAAGAACATCCTCCAGCTCTGCTATGGTCTTCCCTTCGACCTTGATGGCCCCCACCATAGGAACATAGATCCTTCCATCGCGGGACACCGTGACCGCATGCTGGTCGATAAGAGTGGTGGCTACAACACCCACACCTACGGGATTGACCACCAGAAGGTCCGGATTGCTGCTGTTCCAGGCCCTTATCTCCAGGACATCGCCTGGGCCTATGACATAGTTGTCTCCCATGTAGGAAAAAGCCGGAGCCAGGACGCCGGCAAAAAAGATCAAAGCCGCAGCTATTATTCTGGAAAGCATCTTATTCCCCCTTCCCGGTTTTCTTGACCGTTTCGGATATCTTTCCTTTTAAGATCTCACGCGCTTTTATCAGTTGCACATCCTTTGCAGGGTCTTTGTCCATGACCGGCTCATCATCATCTTCTTCTGAAACGGCCTCTTCCGTTCCGTTTGAAAGGTCCCTTTCCCTGCCTGTTTTGACAATTATATCCGGAATTATGCCTTTTTTCGAGATGTCAAGGCCGCTCGGCGTCTGGTATTTGGCTATCGTCACAAGTAGAGCTGATCCGTCCTGGAGCTGTCTTATATTCTGGACAGAGGCCTTGCCGAAAGAGTGATATCCGACTATGGTGCCCACATGGTTGTCCTTTATCGCCCCAGCAAGGATCTCGGAAGCGCTTGCGCTGCTCTGGTCTATCAGGACCACCAGAGGTTTTTTCCAGATGCCAGGGCCGTAGGAATATATGACATCCCTCTGCCCGTCCCTGTCAACGGTGGCAACGATCGGAAGGTCTTTGTTAAGGAACATATTGGAGATCTCCACCGCGTTGGCAAGAAGTCCTCCGCCGTTGCCTCTCAGGTCAAGGATGAGCCCTTTCATCTTTTTGCCTTCCATGAACTTGATGGCTTTTTCCATTTCTTTGTTAGCATTAAGGTTCTCAAAAGTGTTCAATTTTATATACCCGCTGTCTTTATCGAGGACCTTATACTCCACGCTCTTAATGGTGATCTTGTCCCTGATGATCCTGTATTCTTTTTGCTTTTTCTCTTTGCCTCTCAGTATCCCGATCTTCACCGCAGTGCCTTTGGGGCCCCGGATCATACTTACCGCTTCTTCAAGGCCCATATCCCTGGTTGGCTTGCCCTCTATGGTAACTATATGGTCCATTGCTTTTAGCCCGAGCCGGTCAGCCGGGGTGTCAGGAATGGGGGAAATGACTATCAGCTTTTTTTTCTTGAGTCCTATGTATATCCCTATCCCGCTGTACGAACCGTTGAGCCGGGCTTTCATCTCTTTGAAGGCAGGCGGCTCCATGAACCTCGTGTATGGATCATCAAGCCCTTCGAGGAACCCTCTTATGGCCCCGTAAACCATCTTTTTGTCATCAAGGTCCTTTTCTACATGATCGCTTTTAACGATGTCAATTACCTGAAGAAAGACCTGTAATTTGCTGTTCAACTCATCCGCCGCCCTTACTCTCTGCGCTCCGGAAACTGCAAGAGCGATCAATAAAAGCGCCAGGGACATCGCAGCCCAGTTTATAAATCCCTTCCTCTTCCTATTTTCCATGCTTTCCCCTTACCTTGGCAGCCAGCTTACAGGATTTTTTGGAACGCCTTCTTTTCTTACTTCAAAATGCAAATGCGGGCCGGTTGACCAACCCGTGCTTCCGACCAGCCCAAGCACCTGGCCTTTTGCCACCTTCTGGTCCTTTTGCGCATAGATCCTGGACATGTGCGCGTACAGAGTGGAAATACCCTTGCCATGGTCAAGTATGACCAGTTTTCCATATCCTCTCCACCATCCGGAGTATATCACTTCTCCCCCGTCAGCGGCTTTAATGGGGCTGCCGTGCGATGCGGCAATATCAAGACCGGTGTGGAAACTCCTTCCGCCCCAGATAGGGCTCCTCCTATATCCGAAGGTCGAAGTTATTCTGCCGTAGAGAGGCCAGATGAATGTCCCGGTACCCTGGGGGCCGGCCAGGCCTTTTGCCTTGCGTTCCGCAAGCATTTTCTTGACCATGTTCTCTATCTCTTTTGAGCTCTGTTCCAGTTCCGCAATGTTCTTTTCATACTCGCGCTTTCTCTGTTCGAGAGATTTGTAGACCTTCTGTTTTTCTTCTGCCAGATTCTCGATATATGTTTTCTTGCTCTGTATGTTCCTTGCAAGCTTTTTTATCTCTATGGTCACGCCTTCCAGCTCTTCCTTGGTAGAACTGAGCTTTGAGTGTTCCTGCGTAAGCTGATCCACGATACCAATGTCCCTTCCGATGATCTTCTCGAAAAAGTAAGAACGGCTTATGAAGTCGGCCAATGTGTCGGCGGTCAGAAGAAGCCCGAAAAGATTTACTCCGCCCGTTCTGTATATTTCGTTGAGCCTTTTTGAAAAAAGTGCGCTCTTTGAATCCATTTTTGCCTTTGTTTCAGCAAGCGAACCTCTAAGGTATCCGATCT
It contains:
- a CDS encoding four helix bundle protein; amino-acid sequence: MSNYRKLIVWQKADKLATLIYEATKCFPKHELFGITSQLRRSALSVPTNIVEGYSRKSRKEFKRFIDIALASLCESEYLLYFCKNIGYLHQDTSNIDNLLTETDRLLWSFYLNL
- a CDS encoding zinc metallopeptidase, whose amino-acid sequence is MFHDWTLLFLLPAMILAFYAQYKVSSTFAKYSKIMSGSGLSGQQFAKNLLDRNSLGNVLVKQTQGHLSDNYDPRDKTLNLSTSVYGGSSVAALGVVAHEVGHAVQDSKAYFPLKLRSALVPVSSLGSQLSIPLFFVGLIFAIGPLMDAGIIFFSLAVAFTVITLPVEFNASKRAYAMMTESGYLSMEEAGQAKKVLNAAALTYVAATAMSVAQLLRLLILRDSRR
- the miaA gene encoding tRNA (adenosine(37)-N6)-dimethylallyltransferase MiaA, which gives rise to MNDTILLFGPTASGKTDLSIELAQQINGEIISADSMQVYRYMDIGTAKPTKEQRKKIPHHLIDIVDPDEEWTVSDFIQRSNRFIREIREKGKTPMIVGGTGLYLNAFINGYSFPIAAKNEKIRERLSKMGTADLYKKLQDVDADAAKKIDKNDKKRIIRALEVYEQTGMPISRLQRNNVGAGRDRPLRLICLDLDRTILYDRINLRVDKMITDGLIDEVKSLLSKYGKVRANDNSPLPSLQALGYKETIGYLEGKYGLDEMTGLIKQKTRNFAKRQLTWFKRFENVTWIDAPHTQYEQCAGTYPPAGSLLSCIFRKTA
- the rlmD gene encoding 23S rRNA (uracil(1939)-C(5))-methyltransferase RlmD; amino-acid sequence: MQQGQIVKAKIETLAAGGQGIARIDGMTVFVDNGVPGDELEIRIAEAKSHYCRAKIHKILTASPSRVQPPCKYFEKCGACDMQHIEYSAQLKLKEQIVKDTMKKIGGISPEVVRPVVGMEDPWGYRNKVQYPVRKILNPKSKILNKSQITNSKQLMVAMGYFKKGTHEIVDIDNCLVLHPFLNKISNAVKKLISDFNIPVYDEDRGSGLIRHVLARVGFTSKEAILCLVAKEINIPGSRNLVSALTKSIEQEEKEFGLKGVVVNENRRSTNVILGEKTKPLWGQEKIKEKLGPLEFKISAKSFFQINPVQTLKLYSVVEDFASLSGKEAVLDLYCGTGSISLWLAKKAKEVWGVEENNYAIDDAKENAGVNGIKNAFFKCGTSEVIIRQFLDTDAKFDVVVLDPPRSGCSQGVIGSVIKLKPSRIIYVSCDPATLARDLKLFSGKYKTVKIQPVDMFPHTAHIECVAHLSR
- a CDS encoding histidinol phosphate phosphatase domain-containing protein; amino-acid sequence: MGKRIDLHTHSLLSDGALLPSEAMRYASTMGFAAMAITDHVDYSNIESVIEKLLLFSEKQGKYLDVVFVPGVEITHADPRQIPELASEARKMGAKIVVCHGETVAEPVIKGTNNAAVSTKGLVDILAHPGKITEEDALLAKENGIYLEITSRKLHNATNRHVVSIAKKTGAKLLVNTDSHLPENYITQEQAYKLAKSCGLREEEAKLVVNDNPRELLEKLGFRIP
- the hisD gene encoding histidinol dehydrogenase; amino-acid sequence: MNKEEAIVKRIIADVRKTGDAAIIKYAEKFENIKISAQELRVAPQEIEEAFSFVGSEFVSTIRLAARNIRAYHEKQKQSEWFDTLPDDVVLGFRIIPIESVGLYVPSGRAVYPSSVLMNAIPAKIAGVKRIVIAVPCGKNKKVNPYILAAAKEAGISEIYKMGGAQAVAALAIGTRTIKKVDKIVGPGNIYVTLAKKMLFGEVGIDKLAGPSDVVIIADESADIRFISSDMAAQAEHDPNSKAVLISTSDDILRDAKAQMKKLKKSGQCKFYKANDLDEAARLSNEIAPEHLELLVSVPHALLGKITNAGAVFMGPYSPVAVGDYLAGPNHVLPTDGTARFSSPLGVWDFVKYQSVIGYTKPALSRVRKDLIRFSSIEGLKAHGESVNIRFKEF
- a CDS encoding NDP-sugar synthase translates to MKAIIIAGGLGTRLRPLTYNRPKPIVPMVNKPFVIHQIELLKKHGIKEIIVNLHYLSDSIEEFLGDGSRLGVKIYYSIEGSPLGTAGAVKNAEEFFDSEPMVAFNGDVLTDADISRLISFHKKNKAVATIALTRVEDPTPFGLVITDEKGRVKKFIEKPGWNSVSVSGNMINAGIYVLDPSIFASFGKGIKYSFERDLYPRLLEEGKPVYGISFDSYWLDIGSPKKYLEAHRDILRGEVKVSFDGKKNQNEVWICEGANISPSAKLRGPSIVGPHTRIAANARINPHSTIGDAVRISEGATIEDSVILRNSLIGKDVKLHDCIIGENCIIEDFAEIGEGVVLADYSIVKKGSKLA
- a CDS encoding bifunctional phosphoglucose/phosphomannose isomerase, translating into MKTILDDPEKVFKIDKSDMMCLVDSFPYMMEDALFISDSSGIRLKGGFDEVIIAGMGGSAMAGDIIKTIFFDRFSCPVQVVRGYSLPKSAGKNTLVFILSYSGNTEETLSVLNEAVSKKCRIVTVTSGGRISGISKSKKLSTLAIPAGLPPRSALPYMLVPMLHILDGAGFKGLVRESQRAATLLKRTQLKYRMGNPSYKNPAKKLALLLKDRIPLVFGSFMGTESAAYRWKTQLSENSKMTALQNVFPELNHNELVNLGLKSNKKCGFHALFLRDASDNKRVKLRFEITKGLLEKGASPVEEVWAQGSSKLEKILSLIHLGDYVSVYLALLGGTDPTPVDAIEDLKKALAKK
- a CDS encoding polysaccharide biosynthesis/export family protein, producing the protein MLSRIIAAALIFFAGVLAPAFSYMGDNYVIGPGDVLEIRAWNSSNPDLLVVNPVGVGVVATTLIDQHAVTVSRDGRIYVPMVGAIKVEGKTIAELEDVLDRGLSFYLKGGKVKVLIKTPKTIKAYVMGEVSRPGMYGIPDGNAEELRVMNFINASGGFTALSDMGNIKILRKNGSSQEASFVDLRKLVSKTDIEQNRMIKDGDTIIVPQIYNQVYVLGLVNKPGPVPYVQEASIADYIAQAGGFAKVAASDSVAVLRGNPSSPTVIKVGMRRFFDWGKGVEEVSMLPGDIVYVPQSWYANFGDLASILIGFRDLRNATRDLATPSQWRIDFTK
- a CDS encoding S41 family peptidase, producing the protein MENRKRKGFINWAAMSLALLLIALAVSGAQRVRAADELNSKLQVFLQVIDIVKSDHVEKDLDDKKMVYGAIRGFLEGLDDPYTRFMEPPAFKEMKARLNGSYSGIGIYIGLKKKKLIVISPIPDTPADRLGLKAMDHIVTIEGKPTRDMGLEEAVSMIRGPKGTAVKIGILRGKEKKQKEYRIIRDKITIKSVEYKVLDKDSGYIKLNTFENLNANKEMEKAIKFMEGKKMKGLILDLRGNGGGLLANAVEISNMFLNKDLPIVATVDRDGQRDVIYSYGPGIWKKPLVVLIDQSSASASEILAGAIKDNHVGTIVGYHSFGKASVQNIRQLQDGSALLVTIAKYQTPSGLDISKKGIIPDIIVKTGRERDLSNGTEEAVSEEDDDEPVMDKDPAKDVQLIKAREILKGKISETVKKTGKGE
- a CDS encoding peptidoglycan DD-metalloendopeptidase family protein; the encoded protein is MTCAVCYHLKKSLMFNHAKTKAGAVAVLVIFFVFALSAWTMQAYANKDAKDSLKEKQDQLDEIYKKLEQSRRKLRETKQQEESVINRLFIINRDLKVTKGQLSRAQDQIQRNENKIGYLRGSLAETKAKMDSKSALFSKRLNEIYRTGGVNLFGLLLTADTLADFISRSYFFEKIIGRDIGIVDQLTQEHSKLSSTKEELEGVTIEIKKLARNIQSKKTYIENLAEEKQKVYKSLEQRKREYEKNIAELEQSSKEIENMVKKMLAERKAKGLAGPQGTGTFIWPLYGRITSTFGYRRSPIWGGRSFHTGLDIAASHGSPIKAADGGEVIYSGWWRGYGKLVILDHGKGISTLYAHMSRIYAQKDQKVAKGQVLGLVGSTGWSTGPHLHFEVRKEGVPKNPVSWLPR